One stretch of Pomacea canaliculata isolate SZHN2017 linkage group LG1, ASM307304v1, whole genome shotgun sequence DNA includes these proteins:
- the LOC112560612 gene encoding toll-like receptor 4 has protein sequence MQNLTNLSFVGSPDGFCNLVKLQNETFIHLPSSLEYLNLSNCNICCIEADAFSPLRTLQILDLSHNEDLGFKRLGQAVYGLQGSALHTLYINHINLKYTLCVFISKADTVYFKNTNITSIYAKHNNLQFFSKALCHILCPSARFNRLPVRQNQIYYQVMQVDFDPNNTLRRMDLSSNFLVKLIGPVTGLEKVQYLDLSNNVAADISDTFFRNFTSLRILHLQKNVLYYLNGSNKDSIFAPLLNLELLDLSFNYLYTLPTTVFTGLEHLKMINLSYNYIISFDVDISSARCLKLLDLSYNNIHSLPSHVRDHLDSVAQATSENVTVNLTFNSISCTCENIEFLSWMATTKVHFPHKKLYFCLMSDGTVQRLVDIFEVIADLQQQCSNFSSILIGAVSCFFCLILSLVSALMYRFRWKLRYWYYASRMSYTRAQSQEARQFDFDAFVSYASDDEDFVRSQLVHNLEVQENLRLNVHYRELHARPTHPLATSWLPFRTVATRWLC, from the exons ATGCAGAACCTGACAAACCTGAGTTTTGTGGGTTCTCCAGACGGATTCTGCAACTTGGTAAAACTTCAAAATGAGACATTCATACATCTTCCTTCATCTTTAGAATACCTAAACCTGTCTAACTGCAATATCTGCTGCATTGAAGCAGACGCATTCTCACCTCTACGAACTCTTCAGATTCTTGATCTTTCCCATAATGAAGATCTTGGATTTAAAAGGCTTGGACAAGCTGTGTACGGTCTTCAGGGATCGGCTCTGCATACTCTTTACATCAATCACATAAACCTTAAATATACTTTGTGCGTTTTCATTTCTAAAGCAGATACAGTCTACTTCAAGAACACTAACATCACCTCCATCTACGCCAAACACAACAatcttcagtttttttccaaGGCGCTTTGC CACATACTTTGTCCTTCCGCCAGATTTAACCGACTTCCGGTCAGGCAAAATCAGATTTACTACCAAGTTATGCAAGTAGACTTTGATCCCAACAATACTTTGAGAAGAATGGATCTCAGCAGTAACTTTTTGGTCAAACTGATCGGTCCTGTAACGGGACTGGAAAAAGTACAGTATCTGGATTTGAGCAACAATGTAGCTGCTGATATTTCAGACACGTTTTTCCGTAATTTTACTTCTCTTAGAATACTACACTTACAGAAAAACGTATTATACTATCTCAATGGAAGTAACAAAGACAGTATATTTGCACCCTTGCTAAATCTCGAGCTACTGGATTTATCATTCAATTACCTATATACACTTCCAACGACTGTATTCACTGGATTAGAACACCTGAAAATGATAAATTTGTCCTACAACTATATAATTTCATTTGATGTTGACATTTCGTCTGCCCGATGTCTTAAGCTTCTTGATCTGTCTTACAACAATATCCACTCTCTCCCATCGCATGTGCGTGATCACCTCGACTCAGTAGCACAGGCGACGTCAGAAAATGTCACTGTGAATCTTACCTTCAACAGCATTAGCTGTACGTGTGAAAATATCGAGTTCTTGTCTTGGATGGCAACTACTAAGGTGCACTTTCCCCACAAAAAGTTATACTTCTGTCTTATGTCTGACGGAACAGTGCAACGCTTGGTTGATATTTTCGAGGTTATCGCTGATCTGCAACAGCAGTGTTCCAACTTCTCAAGCATCCTTATTGGAGCTGTGTCCTGTTTCTTTTGCCTTATCTTATCCCTGGTGTCGGCCCTGATGTATCGTTTCCGCTGGAAGTTGCGCTACTGGTACTACGCCTCACGCATGTCGTACACACGCGCACAGTCACAGGAAGCTCGCCAGTTCGACTTCGACGCCTTCGTGTCCTACGCCTCGGATGACGAAGACTTTGTTCGCAGCCAGCTCGTCCACAACTTAGAAGTGCAGGAAAATCTTCGACTGAACGTGCACTACCGCGAACTTCACGCTAGGCCAACCCATCCCCTTGCAACATCGTGGCTGCCGTTCAGAACAGTCGCCACACGCTGGTTGTGTTGA
- the LOC112560605 gene encoding LOW QUALITY PROTEIN: toll-like receptor 4 (The sequence of the model RefSeq protein was modified relative to this genomic sequence to represent the inferred CDS: deleted 1 base in 1 codon), giving the protein MSSKMQTVIRLAIMLLTFGRTSSLALHDACTICSCTGGAVNCSYRNLHQVPNGLPPSAVNLNLSHNLLSNLSDNVFHHLTSLSVLDLSYNYLSSFTPSVFAGLRNLQWLSVTWNNLPLSDETYPFGVFSPFSQSLLYLYLNGNSPPNQSQSLNVSYPDKALSELLNLTELFMDGLNGKEFGPGFGHLQNLKKLSLSGSHDGFCDIEILYNDTFKHHPPALEYLNLSYCNIRCIEADAFSPLRTLQILDLSHNEDLGFKRLGLAVYGLQGSALHTLHINHINSHYALCVSITKEDTVYFKNTCIISIYANYNGLQFFFQGALLNMPDSLEFVSLDGNHLGFGKYLEDLNKLKSLKQIHADGYNIPTSDQNLITKMVGPITGLNYLQYLDLSDNLAYHISETFCYNFTSLKVLRLNRNYLRYSIGNSSADLFTPLVNLETLELSDNYIYNLSTTFLNGLVSLRVLNLSFNEISSFDVNISSNHIRLLDLAYNNIHSLPSHVCTHLDSVAQTASDNVTVNLTYNHIICTCENIEFLSWMHTTKVYFPRVQKYSCLMSDGSVKSSINIFEVINDLQKECSSYIGIIVGTVCCCCCLLVAVVSALMYRFRWKLRYWYYASRMSYTRAQSQEARQFDYDAFVSYASDDEDFVRGQLVHNLEVQENLRLNMHDITLGQPIPYNIVAAVENSRRTVVVLTRHLLQSERCEYEMRMATMEAVHTGRDVLVFLLYEDIPFNELPRQVLYNLQSSTYIQFPHHDPTMLPAFWSRLASAIRT; this is encoded by the exons A tgtcaTCCAAGATGCAAACGGTAATCAGACTGGCAATAATGCTGTTGACGTTTGGGAGAACATCTTCCCTCGCTTTGCACGACGCATGCACAATCTGTTCGTGCACGGGAGGAGCTGTCAACTGCTCTTACCGCAATCTCCACCAAGTACCCAATGGCCTGCCACCAAGTGCTGTCAACCTCAACTTGAGCCACAACCTACTTAGCAATCTCTCAGACAACGTCTTTCACCATTTGACCAGTCTGTCAGTTCTAGACTTGTCCTACAATTACTTGAGCAGCTTCACACCCAGTGTCTTTGCGGGCCTCCGCAACCTGCAGTGGCTTAGTGTCACCTGGAATAATCTGCCTTTGAGCGATGAAACTTATCCTTTTGGggtgttttctcccttttctcagTCGCTTTTATATTTGTACCTCAATGGTAACTCACCCCCTAACCAGTCTCAGTCGCTCAACGTTTCCTATCCTGACAAGGCTCTTTCAGAACTCCTCAATCTAACAGAGTTATTTATGGATGGACTCAATGGAAAGGAATTCGGTCCTGGATTCGGACATTTGCAGAACTTGAAAAAACTAAGTCTTTCAGGTTCACATGACGGATTCTGTGACATAGAGATCCTTTACAATGACACATTTAAACACCATCCACCAGCTTTAGAATACTTAAACCTGTCCTACTGCAACATCCGCTGCATTGAGGCAGACGCCTTCTCACCTCTACGAACTCTTCAGATTCTTGATCTTTCCCACAATGAAGATCTTGGATTTAAAAGGCTTGGACTAGCTGTGTACGGTCTTCAAGGATCGGCTCTTCACACTCTTCACATCAACCACATAAATTCTCACTATGCGTTATGTGTCTCTATCACTAAAGAAGACACAGTATACTTTAAGAACACTTGCATCATCTCCATCTACGCCAACTACAACGGTCTTCAATTTTTCTTCCAAGGCGCCCTGCTGAACATGCCAGATTCCCTTGAGTTCGTTTCGCTCGATGGAAACCATTTAGGGTTTGGAAAATATCTTGAAGActtaaataaactaaaaagttTGAAGCAAATTCACGCTGATGGATATAACATTCCC ACCTCAGACCAGAATCTGATCACAAAGATGGTAGGACCAATAACAGGGCTGAACTATCTACAATATTTGGATCTCAGCGACAACCTCGCTTATCACATTTCAGAAACATTCTGTTATAACTTTACCTCACTGAAGGTACTGCGACTGAACAGAAATTATCTGCGCTATTCCATCGGAAATTCGTCCGCGGACTTGTTCACACCGTTAGTAAATTTGGAAACTTTGGAATTATCCGATAATTATATTTACAATCTTTCAACAACGTTTTTGAATGGCTTAGTAAGCCTGAGAGTGTTGAATCTGTCCTTCAACGAAATATCCTCGTTTGACGTCAACATTTCTTCCAACCATATCAGACTTCTGGATCTGGCTTACAACAATATCCACTCCCTTCCATCGCACGTTTGTACTCACCTGGACTCAGTAGCACAGACGGCGTCAGATAATGTCACTGTGAATCTTACCTATAATCACATAATCTGCACTTGTGAAAATATCGAGTTTTTGTCTTGGATG CACACTACTAAGGTATATTTCCCAAGAGTCCAAAAATACTCCTGTCTCATGTCTGACGGCAGTGTTAAATCCTCTATTAATATTTTCGAGGTCATTAACGATCTACAGAAGGAGTGTAGCAGCTACATAGGTATCATAGTTGGGACTgtgtgctgctgttgttgtcttctcGTGGCCGTCGTGTCGGCCCTGATGTATCGTTTCCGCTGGAAGTTGCGCTACTGGTATTACGCCTCACGCATGTCGTACACACGCGCACAGTCACAGGAAGCTCGCCAGTTCGACTATGACGCCTTCGTGTCCTACGCCTCGGATGACGAAGACTTTGTTCGCGGGCAGCTCGTCCACAACTTAGAAGTGCAGGAAAATCTTCGACTGAACATGCACGACATCACACTCGGACAGCCCATCCCCTACAACATTGTGGCAGCAGTTGAAAACAGCCGCCGGACTGTGGTTGTGCTGACCCGACATCTCCTGCAATCGGAGCGATGTGAATACGAGATGCGGATGGCCACCATGGAGGCCGTACACACGGGGCGCGATGTGCTGGTGTTTCTTCTGTACGAAGACATCCCTTTCAATGAACTTCCCCGCCAGGTGCTGTACAATCTACAGTCTTCTACCTACATCCAGTTCCCTCATCATGATCCCACAATGTTACCTGCATTTTGGTCCCGGCTGGCGAGTGCCATTAGAACGtga